The proteins below come from a single Asanoa ferruginea genomic window:
- a CDS encoding ion transporter — MIKPAVPAQRASPARLSPFAARCARIVDSRAFDVVIVVAIGANAVVLGVETYPHLGGARPLLHVLEWMFRAVFVVEIAVRIGTHGRRPQDFFRHGWNIFDFAVIAAAFIPGLHGDSTALRIVRIARVLRLVRFSPGLRTIVTALLRSLPGVGGFLALALVTLYVYGMAGWLIFGERFPDQYGSLGQAVLTLFVLLSQETLPGLIEQGLTVSPWTLVYYVSYVLITANLLLNILIAVIVNSMEEARRLEMTEGLAPGYDSDGDGEPDEVDRIAIAQRIDDLRLALSELERELRIDRERPG, encoded by the coding sequence ATGATCAAGCCTGCTGTGCCCGCACAGCGTGCGAGTCCCGCGCGGCTCTCGCCGTTCGCCGCCCGGTGCGCGCGGATCGTCGACTCGCGGGCGTTCGACGTGGTCATCGTGGTCGCGATCGGGGCCAACGCGGTGGTGCTCGGCGTCGAGACCTACCCGCACCTGGGCGGGGCCAGGCCGCTGCTGCACGTGCTGGAATGGATGTTCCGGGCCGTCTTCGTCGTCGAGATCGCGGTGCGGATCGGCACGCACGGCCGCCGGCCGCAGGACTTCTTCCGGCACGGGTGGAACATCTTCGACTTCGCGGTCATCGCGGCCGCCTTCATCCCCGGCCTGCACGGCGACTCGACCGCCCTGCGGATCGTGCGGATCGCGCGCGTACTCCGGCTGGTCCGGTTCTCTCCTGGTCTTCGCACGATCGTCACCGCGCTGCTGCGCAGCCTCCCCGGCGTCGGCGGCTTCCTCGCGCTGGCCCTGGTGACCCTCTACGTCTACGGCATGGCCGGCTGGCTGATCTTCGGCGAACGCTTCCCCGACCAGTACGGCTCGCTCGGCCAGGCCGTGCTGACCCTCTTCGTGCTGCTCTCCCAGGAGACCCTGCCGGGCCTGATCGAGCAGGGCCTGACCGTCTCGCCGTGGACGCTGGTCTACTACGTCAGCTACGTGTTGATCACGGCGAACCTGCTGCTCAACATCCTGATCGCGGTCATCGTCAACTCGATGGAGGAGGCCCGTCGGCTGGAGATGACCGAGGGGCTGGCGCCGGGCTACGACAGCGACGGCGACGGGGAGCCCGACGAGGTCGACCGGATCGCCATCGCGCAACGGATCGACGACCTACGCCTCGCTCTGTCCGAACTGGAGCGTGAGCTGCGCATCGACCGCGAGCGGCCAGGCTAG
- a CDS encoding ATP-binding protein: MRRVHLEAAEDHVQRLARESDPLGAVKELIWNALDADATRVDVVLHRSPLGAVERVTVHDDGTGMAPEALAAAFDRIGGSWKKWTSGTLLKQRTLHGSNGQGRLRAYALGDHIRWTTVADGGGGRSRTEVSAHAATRNDFLIGDSRPTTDPTGTLVEAWGKQSPRLDRLPLRANHRRLTTELAPYLTAYPEVTVVYDGTPVDPGTSIRRTAVYPLAFGAETAQLKVIEWSAAVDRELHLCDQHGIPVGSVDAGIRAPGFDFTAYVLWHAMADNVGDVHLGDAHDSQVTALVAVAREQLRAHFRSRADDRRRELVEGWRAEGSYPYDGAPAGEPARVERETFDLVATTVHRHLPGRGNQRRGTLRLLCEVLRSQPDRVADLLDDIFKLSDDERGQLDQALRRTAAPRVIRAATTVADRLGVIAALRRLALDERAEDPAALRALLADESWVFGERHGLLAGDRTLDGLLVRHAEVEVLLALARREHEGRQNLVVVAAPTVGLKELARVTAYADAIAGDGGLRGRRVDWDVWLVGSEVDSEARLEARHPDRPPGCVQDRVEGGNRVRVWARSWSEVVHECADRVRFYQDSMADPS; encoded by the coding sequence ATGCGCCGAGTCCACCTGGAAGCCGCGGAAGATCATGTCCAGCGGCTGGCGCGTGAGAGCGACCCGCTGGGTGCGGTCAAAGAGCTGATCTGGAACGCGCTCGACGCCGACGCGACCCGGGTCGACGTGGTGTTGCACCGCTCGCCGCTCGGTGCCGTCGAACGGGTGACCGTGCACGACGACGGCACCGGGATGGCGCCCGAGGCGCTGGCCGCCGCGTTCGACCGGATCGGCGGGTCGTGGAAGAAGTGGACCTCGGGCACCCTGCTCAAGCAGCGCACGCTGCACGGGAGCAACGGACAGGGCCGGTTGCGGGCGTACGCGCTCGGCGACCACATCCGGTGGACGACAGTGGCCGACGGCGGTGGCGGCCGGTCCCGCACCGAGGTGTCGGCGCACGCCGCCACCCGCAACGACTTCCTGATCGGTGACAGCCGGCCGACCACCGACCCGACCGGCACCCTCGTCGAGGCCTGGGGCAAGCAGTCGCCGCGGCTCGACCGGCTGCCGTTGCGGGCCAACCACCGGCGGCTGACCACCGAGCTGGCGCCCTACCTGACCGCCTACCCGGAGGTCACCGTCGTCTACGACGGCACACCCGTCGACCCGGGCACCTCGATCCGGCGGACGGCGGTCTACCCGCTGGCTTTCGGCGCCGAGACCGCCCAGCTCAAGGTCATCGAGTGGTCGGCTGCGGTCGACCGCGAGCTGCACCTGTGCGACCAGCACGGCATCCCGGTCGGCTCGGTCGACGCCGGCATCCGGGCGCCGGGGTTCGACTTCACGGCCTACGTGCTGTGGCACGCGATGGCCGACAACGTGGGCGACGTGCACCTCGGCGACGCGCACGACAGCCAGGTCACCGCCCTGGTCGCCGTCGCCCGCGAGCAGCTCCGGGCCCACTTCCGGAGCCGGGCCGACGACCGGCGGCGGGAGCTGGTCGAGGGCTGGCGGGCGGAGGGCAGCTACCCCTACGACGGCGCACCGGCCGGCGAGCCCGCGCGGGTCGAGCGGGAGACGTTCGACCTGGTGGCCACCACCGTCCACCGGCATCTCCCGGGCCGCGGCAACCAGCGGCGCGGCACGCTGCGGCTGCTGTGCGAGGTGCTGCGGTCACAGCCCGACCGGGTCGCCGACCTGCTCGACGACATCTTCAAGCTGTCCGACGACGAGCGCGGCCAGCTCGACCAGGCACTGCGCCGGACCGCCGCGCCGCGGGTGATCCGGGCCGCGACGACGGTCGCCGACCGGCTGGGCGTCATCGCGGCGCTGCGCCGGCTGGCGCTCGACGAGCGCGCCGAGGATCCGGCCGCGCTCCGCGCCCTGCTGGCCGACGAGTCGTGGGTGTTCGGCGAGCGGCACGGCCTGCTGGCCGGCGACCGCACCCTCGACGGGCTGCTGGTGCGGCACGCCGAGGTCGAGGTGCTGCTGGCGCTGGCCCGCCGCGAGCACGAAGGCCGCCAGAACCTGGTCGTGGTCGCCGCGCCGACGGTCGGGTTGAAGGAGCTGGCCCGGGTGACCGCGTATGCCGACGCCATCGCCGGCGACGGCGGGTTGCGGGGCCGGCGGGTCGACTGGGACGTGTGGCTGGTGGGCTCCGAGGTCGACAGCGAAGCCCGGCTGGAGGCCCGCCATCCGGACCGCCCGCCGGGATGCGTGCAGGACCGGGTCGAGGGCGGCAACCGGGTGCGGGTCTGGGCCCGGAGCTGGTCCGAGGTGGTCCACGAGTGCGCCGACCGGGTGCGCTTCTACCAGGACAGCATGGCCGACCCGAGCTAG
- a CDS encoding class I SAM-dependent methyltransferase, whose product MLAPLKNMLSNVTMYVALQKALGSDRLRYRCLAELDLHDGDTVIDVGCGPAYYFDRLPKVTYFGFDTSERYIAHASARFGSERATFSTEIFGEQHLGVLPPANAVLLLGLLHHLSDEDSRSLLRVASRALAPGGKVIAVDTCYAPGQGRVSKWMSDNDRGEHVREPAAFEALARESFADVSGEVVDDATRVPSSFWLMRMASPLAVAASPSETAG is encoded by the coding sequence GTGTTGGCACCCCTGAAGAACATGCTCAGCAACGTCACGATGTATGTGGCGCTGCAGAAGGCGCTCGGCTCCGACCGGCTGCGCTACCGCTGCCTGGCCGAACTCGACCTGCACGACGGTGACACGGTGATCGACGTGGGCTGCGGGCCGGCCTACTACTTCGACCGGCTGCCGAAGGTGACCTACTTCGGCTTCGACACGTCGGAGCGTTACATCGCACACGCGTCGGCGCGGTTCGGCTCGGAGCGGGCGACGTTCTCCACCGAGATCTTCGGCGAGCAGCACCTGGGCGTGCTCCCACCGGCCAACGCGGTGCTGCTGCTCGGCCTGCTGCACCACCTCTCCGACGAAGACTCCCGGTCGCTGCTGCGGGTCGCGTCGCGGGCGCTGGCGCCCGGCGGCAAGGTGATCGCCGTCGACACCTGCTACGCGCCGGGCCAGGGCCGCGTGTCCAAGTGGATGAGCGACAACGACCGGGGCGAGCACGTCCGCGAGCCGGCCGCGTTCGAGGCGCTGGCGCGCGAGTCGTTCGCCGACGTGTCCGGCGAGGTGGTCGACGACGCCACCCGGGTGCCCTCCAGCTTCTGGCTGATGCGGATGGCCAGCCCGCTCGCGGTCGCCGCGTCGCCGTCGGAGACCGCCGGCTGA
- a CDS encoding class I SAM-dependent methyltransferase translates to MEATEIRKLAALEDRHWWYYERRVLLARALRKLGTPGAALDIGAAGGGNTRVLRAHGWQPVALEYGEEGASVARERGLSVIRADARHLPVPAARLDLVTAFDVLEHIDEDHEAAAEIRRVLRPGGTVLIAVPADMKLWSAHDEAVGHVRRYDRAGLLDLVEKAGLVVDELWSWNVLLRPVAAWRRRKSTGSDLDDLATPVNLGLRAVIAAERYLPVKSLPGVSLMMRAHRPA, encoded by the coding sequence GTGGAAGCGACCGAGATCCGCAAACTCGCCGCGCTGGAAGACCGCCACTGGTGGTACTACGAGCGCCGCGTGCTCCTGGCCCGAGCGCTGCGCAAGCTCGGCACCCCCGGTGCGGCGCTCGACATCGGCGCCGCGGGCGGCGGCAACACGCGGGTGCTGCGGGCTCACGGCTGGCAGCCGGTCGCGCTCGAATACGGCGAAGAGGGTGCCTCGGTGGCCCGCGAGCGCGGCCTGTCGGTGATCCGCGCCGACGCCCGGCACCTGCCCGTGCCGGCCGCGCGGCTCGACCTGGTCACCGCGTTCGACGTGCTCGAGCACATCGACGAGGACCACGAGGCCGCGGCGGAGATCCGGCGGGTCCTGCGGCCGGGTGGCACGGTGCTGATCGCCGTACCCGCTGACATGAAGTTGTGGTCGGCGCACGACGAAGCGGTCGGGCACGTGCGGCGTTACGACCGGGCGGGTCTGCTCGACCTGGTCGAGAAGGCCGGCCTCGTGGTCGACGAGCTGTGGAGCTGGAACGTGCTGCTCCGCCCGGTCGCCGCGTGGCGCCGCCGCAAATCCACCGGCAGCGACCTCGACGACCTCGCCACCCCCGTCAACCTCGGCCTGCGCGCGGTGATCGCCGCCGAACGCTATCTTCCGGTGAAATCATTGCCCGGCGTCTCGCTGATGATGCGGGCCCACCGTCCGGCTTAG
- a CDS encoding acyl-CoA carboxylase subunit beta codes for MTSTIAPDEQAAVDHRDPEVRLRALFDDGSLRLLAPRDGSGVLCARGEIEGTPAVAYATDATRMGGAMGTEGCQHIVNAIDIAVRDRVPVLGLWHSGGARLAEGVVALDAVGLVFAAMVRASGRVPQISVVLGPAAGGAAYGPALTDIVVMSGAGRIFVTGPEVVRSVTGEQVDMERLGGPEPHGRRSGVVHVTTPDDASALVESRRLAAMLGHQGRLSPADIRTDDTEHDLTGTMPEAANRAYDVKPVVEALLDEPGVELHAKWARNIVTTLGRFGGRTVGVIANNPLRLGGCLDAASAEKAARFVRMCDALGVPLIVLVDVPGYLPGLGQEWDGVVRRGAKLLHAFAEAVVPRVTLVTRKAYGGAYIAMNSRSLGATAVFAWPAAEIAVMGASAAVNVLHRKKLAAAPHEEREELRARLIEEQVKTAGGVQRALEIGVVDDVIQPGETRRRIAEALAAAPAARGAHGNIPL; via the coding sequence ATGACCAGCACCATCGCGCCGGACGAACAGGCGGCCGTGGACCATCGAGATCCTGAGGTGCGCCTGCGCGCCCTCTTCGACGACGGCTCGCTGCGCCTGCTCGCTCCGCGCGATGGCTCTGGTGTGCTCTGTGCCCGCGGTGAGATCGAGGGCACGCCCGCGGTCGCCTACGCGACCGACGCCACCCGGATGGGTGGTGCGATGGGCACCGAGGGCTGCCAGCACATCGTCAACGCGATCGACATCGCCGTCCGCGACCGCGTACCCGTGCTGGGTCTGTGGCATTCCGGTGGTGCACGGCTGGCCGAGGGCGTGGTCGCGCTCGACGCGGTCGGCCTGGTCTTCGCGGCCATGGTGCGGGCGTCGGGGCGGGTGCCGCAGATCTCGGTGGTGCTCGGCCCCGCGGCCGGCGGTGCCGCCTACGGGCCGGCGCTGACCGACATCGTGGTGATGAGCGGCGCCGGCCGGATCTTCGTGACCGGCCCCGAGGTGGTCCGCAGCGTCACCGGCGAGCAGGTCGACATGGAGCGGCTCGGCGGCCCCGAGCCGCACGGCCGGCGCTCCGGCGTGGTGCACGTGACCACCCCTGACGACGCGTCGGCGCTGGTCGAGTCGCGCCGGCTGGCGGCCATGCTGGGCCACCAGGGTCGGCTCTCGCCGGCCGACATCCGCACCGACGACACGGAACACGACCTCACCGGCACGATGCCGGAGGCGGCCAACCGGGCCTACGACGTGAAGCCGGTGGTCGAGGCGCTGCTCGACGAGCCCGGCGTGGAGTTGCACGCCAAGTGGGCGCGTAACATCGTCACCACGCTCGGCCGGTTCGGCGGCCGCACGGTCGGCGTGATCGCCAACAACCCGCTGCGCCTCGGCGGCTGCCTCGACGCGGCCAGCGCCGAGAAGGCGGCCCGGTTCGTGCGGATGTGCGACGCGCTCGGCGTGCCGCTGATCGTGCTCGTCGACGTGCCCGGCTACCTGCCCGGCCTCGGCCAGGAGTGGGACGGCGTGGTGCGCCGCGGTGCCAAGCTGCTGCACGCGTTCGCCGAAGCGGTGGTGCCCCGGGTGACGCTGGTGACCCGCAAGGCCTACGGCGGTGCCTACATCGCGATGAACTCCCGGTCGCTCGGCGCCACCGCGGTGTTCGCCTGGCCGGCCGCGGAGATCGCCGTGATGGGTGCCTCGGCCGCGGTCAACGTGCTGCACCGCAAGAAGCTCGCCGCCGCGCCGCACGAGGAGCGCGAAGAACTGCGCGCCCGGCTCATCGAGGAGCAGGTGAAGACGGCCGGCGGCGTGCAGCGGGCACTGGAGATCGGCGTCGTCGACGACGTGATCCAGCCCGGCGAGACCCGCCGGCGGATCGCGGAGGCGCTGGCCGCCGCGCCGGCCGCACGCGGTGCGCACGGCAACATCCCGCTCTAG